One part of the Cellvibrionales bacterium genome encodes these proteins:
- a CDS encoding ATP-binding protein, which yields MSSAQELPKVLLAHHLKALRLPTFLREYDKVAQQCADEGVDHPRYLLRLTELELIERERRMVERRIKLARFPAVKSLDSFDFTMIPTLNKTLVNELARCEYITRRENVIALGNSGTGKTHIALGLGLAACQKGLSVGFTTAASLVNELLEARNEKRLLRTQKLLASYHLLIIDELGFVPLSKTGAELLFEVFSQRYERGSLLVTSNLPFDEWTEVLGSERLTGALLDRLTHQVHILTMNGDSYRLNQSKKRQRKPSANPANP from the coding sequence ATGAGCAGCGCGCAGGAATTACCCAAGGTATTACTGGCGCATCACCTGAAGGCGCTGCGGCTGCCCACGTTCTTGCGCGAGTATGACAAGGTAGCGCAGCAGTGTGCCGATGAAGGTGTGGATCACCCTCGCTATTTATTGCGTTTGACGGAACTGGAGTTGATAGAGCGTGAGCGGCGCATGGTGGAACGCCGTATAAAACTGGCGCGGTTCCCTGCGGTAAAAAGTCTCGACAGTTTTGATTTTACGATGATCCCTACTTTGAACAAAACGTTGGTCAATGAACTGGCGCGCTGTGAATATATTACACGGCGCGAAAATGTGATTGCACTGGGCAACAGCGGCACCGGGAAAACGCACATCGCACTGGGCCTGGGATTGGCTGCGTGTCAGAAAGGCTTGTCAGTGGGATTTACCACGGCAGCATCACTGGTTAACGAACTACTGGAAGCGCGCAACGAGAAACGTTTGTTGCGTACGCAAAAGCTGCTGGCCAGTTACCACCTGCTCATCATCGACGAGCTCGGTTTTGTACCGTTATCCAAAACCGGCGCAGAGTTGTTGTTCGAGGTGTTCAGCCAACGCTATGAACGCGGCTCCCTGCTGGTGACCAGCAACCTGCCATTCGATGAATGGACAGAAGTGCTGGGTTCGGAACGGCTGACCGGCGCACTGCTCGACAGGCTCACCCATCAGGTGCACATCCTGACCATGAACGGCGACAGCTACCGGCTCAACCAGAGCAAGAAAAGGCAGAGGAAGCCTTCCGCCAACCCGGCAAACCCCTAA